One window from the genome of Scatophagus argus isolate fScaArg1 chromosome 13, fScaArg1.pri, whole genome shotgun sequence encodes:
- the onecut3b gene encoding hepatocyte nuclear factor 6 yields the protein MELTMENLHSVSSHSQAGDLMSSPHARPSPSPSSTSRNLVSHAPGSRSAMVSGMASLLEGPAGDYRTDPSALSGHLHPSISMCETGMSLSNTYTTLTPLQHLPPISNVSDKFHHPHSHHHAAAHQRLSAGNVSGSFTLMRDDHRGLASMGNLYSHYPKEMSVSGMGHGSLSPLSSGLGSLHNSQQPLSAYGPSAHLSTDAKMLSPVSGFESHASMLSRSDQEHLARSLGGHSHGMISNLNSMHHHPHSHLHSQANGTVMLGDRERHGHGGGQGVVGSGIQAEEINTKEVAQRITAELKRYSIPQAIFAQRILSRSQGTLSDLLRNPKPWSKLKSGRETFRRMWKWLQEPEFQRMSALRLAACKRKEEDRGRERNQAPKKQRLVFTDLQRRTLVAIFRENRRPSKEMQITISQQLGLELSTVSNFFMNSRRRCVDRWDTEEHSHGVHGHSHVHTPHGNNNNNASPIQPCTSSATTFSKA from the exons ATGGAGCTCACCATGGAGAACCTTCACAGCGTCTCCTCACACTCCCAGGCGGGAGACCTCATGAGCTCTCCGCACGCGCGGCCGTCGCCGTCACCCAGCTCCACTTCCCGCAATCTGGTCTCGCATGCGCCTGGCTCGCGGTCAGCTATGGTTTCCGGCATGGCCTCGCTCCTGGAGGGCCCTGCTGGGGACTACCGGACAGATCCGTCCGCGCTGTCCGGACACTTACATCCGTCCATCAGCATGTGCGAGACCGGGATGAGCCTTAGCAACACGTACACCACCCTGACCCCTCTGCAGCATCTACCTCCGATTTCCAACGTCTCGGATAAGTTTCACcacccacactcacaccacCATGCTGCCGCCCATCAACGACTCTCAGCCGGGAACGTCAGCGGTAGCTTCACGCTGATGCGGGACGATCATCGAGGGCTCGCCTCCATGGGCAACCTGTACAGTCACTACCCCAAAGAGATGTCCGTGTCCGGCATGGGCCACGGCTCGCTCTCCCCGCTGTCCAGCGGTCTGGGTTCCTTGCACAACTCCCAGCAGCCGCTCTCAGCCTACGGTCCGAGCGCGCACCTCTCCACCGACGCTAAGATGCTCTCTCCGGTGTCAGGGTTTGAGTCCCACGCCTCCATGCTGTCCCGAAGCGACCAAGAGCACCTGGCCAGGAGTTTAGGGGGGCACAGCCACGGTATGATCTCCAACCTCAACAGCATGCACCACCACCCGCACAGTCACCTCCATTCCCAGGCAAACGGCACGGTAATGCTAGGGGACCGGGAGAGGCACGGCCACGGAGGCGGACAGGGAGTAGTGGGGTCAGGCATCCAGGCGgaggaaataaacacaaaagaagTGGCCCAGAGGATAACGGCCGAATTGAAGAGGTACTCCATCCCTCAGGCCATATTCGCCCAGAGGATCTTGAGTCGGTCGCAGGGAACACTGTCAGACCTGTTACGGAACCCCAAACCCTGGAGTAAACTCAAGTCAGGTCGGGAGACCTTTAGGAGGATGTGGAAGTGGCTCCAGGAGCCCGAGTTTCAAAGGATGTCTGCTCTTCGGCTGGCCG cATGTAAACGTAAGGAGGAGGACCGAGGACGAGAGCGTAACCAGGCACCAAAGAAGCAGCGACTGGTCTTCACCGACCTGCAGCGTCGCACCTTGGTAGCCATCTTCAGAGAGAATCGCCGCCCCTCCAAGGAGATGCAGATCACCATCTCCCAGCAGCTGGGTCTGGAGCTCTCCACCGTCTCCAACTTCTTCATGAACTCACGCCGCCGCTGTGTGGACCGCTGGGACACAGAGGAGCACAGTCACGGGGTGCATGGCCACAGCCATGTGCACACTCCTCAcggaaacaacaacaacaacgccTCACCGATCCAACCCTGTACCTCCTCTGCAACCACTTTCTCCAAGGCCTGA